TCCCCATTGGACGCGGCCCAGGCCACGGTCTCCACCACCTTGGGACGATCCACCTTAATGAGGAATTCCAGCTCATCCTTGAGCTTGGCGTGGCCCGTGGGGGTAATGTAGTTCTTGGTCCCGGGGGGCAGATGGAAAGCCGCAGGGAGTTGTTCCTCGTCTTCCGCGTCGTCGTTTTCTTTGGTGAAGGCCTTGTTCATAGCTACCTATCCCTATAACCCGGGAATGATAGAGCAAACCCTTCCCCACGCCCAGCCCGATCCCGGGCGGAGGGCCCGGAAAACCTGGAAAAATCTAATGTCCCTGACCGAGAAAGGTCTTCAGGAAACCCCGCCGGGCCGGTTCCTTATCCGTCCGGGAGGGTGCCTGTTCCCCAGCAGCCGGGGACAGGGGAGCCTCTGGACCGTCAAGAGAGGCTAAAAGGGGCGTATTGGGGGCTTCTACAGGGCCTCGGGCCGGGCCTTCCCCGGGGAGAGCCATTTCCGCCGCCTCCCCTTCCGCCGCCACGGGCAGCAACAGGGTATCCAGGGCCTGCCGGGCCACCGCCGCCGCTTCTTCCTGACCCGTCAGGTCTTCCACCGGAGCCACCAGGGGACAATATTGGAAAGGCCCCAGGGCCGGGGCCTGATCCCCGAGGAAATCCATTTCCCCCACGGGCAGAGCCACCCGGCGCCGTTCCCCCTGGGACAGGTCCTGCCATAGGGTGCCGCCCCCGGGCAGAAGGAAGGCGTTGAGAAACCAGGGGGTCCACACCACCCCCAGCCAATCCCCTTCCACCCGGCAAAACGGCAGGGCCGCCACGGTGAGTCGGGGATTATAAAAAGGCAGATCGGCCATGTTGGCCGCCACCTCCTGGTAATAGGCCACCAGCCGGGCGCCCGGGTCTTCTCCCCAGGCCACCCCCGGCAGGGGCGGCGGTGGGGTCCAGGCGGGGCGGCGCACAGGATGCATGATCAGGCCAGGTCGGCGAAGTGGTCGGCGGGCCGGTAATCCCCGGTGAGGGAATCGGCCAGGGCTTGCAGGGCGTCTTCGATGAGTTTCAAACTTTCCTCATCCAACACCTCCTTGGCCAGGCCCAGGGAGGCCAGAACCCAGGTACCCAGGGGTTGGGGTCCCACCAGCATCATGTTCAGCCGTTCCCGGCGCAACTGGTCCCCGGCGCCCCGTTCCACCCAGGCGAATTCCCCGTCCCCTTCCACTTCCACCACCTGCATGGGTATGGAGAGGCACATCAGACGGCTCCTTCCAGGTGGCAGGCGCCGTTCACGGCTCCGGGAGCCGGTCCGCTCAGGGGAGTGATGCCGTGAGCCGCCAGTTCTTCCACCACGGTACGGACCATGAGGGGCAAGGCGGCCTGGGCGGCGGGGGTCAATTCCATGCCCGTGGCCAGGGACACGGGTTGGAGGCCCACCACCACCACCTGGCCCGGATACTGGCCGGTCAGGGCCAGGGTGGCGAGGACGTCGGAGAGTCCGATCTGGTGGGGGGACAGCTTGGTACGGAAAAAGGCAGGCACCTGATCCCCCCGTAGCACCGCCACGCTGCCCGGTTCCTGGCCCACCCGCACCGCATCGGCGATGATCAGGCAGTCCAAGCCTTCCAGGGGCTCCAGCAATTCCATGCCCGTGGTGCCCCCGTCCAGGAGTTCCAGGCCCTGGGGCCAGGTGTAATCCCGGCCCAGGGTATCCACCACCCGGACGCCGATGCCTTCGTCGCTCAGGAGGACGTTGCCCACCCCCAGTACCGCGCTGGTCATGTTAGACCGCCTTTACGGAAACGGCAGAACCCTGTTCCTTGTCCATCACATGGACGGCGCAAGCCAGGCAGGGATCGAAGGAGTGGACCGTGCGCAGCACTTCCAGGGGACGTTCCGGGTCCGCCACCGGGTTGCCCAGGAGACAGGCCTCGTAGGCACCGATTTCCCCCTTGACGTTGCGGGGCGCCGCATTCCAGGTGGTGGGCACCACCGCCTGGTAGTTCTTGATTTTGCCGTCGTCGATGACGATCCAGTGGGAGAGCACGCCCCGGGGCGCTTCCAGGAAGCCCACCCCGGCCACTTCGTCCTTGGGGAACACGGGCTTGTTGAAGGTTTTCACATCCCCCTTGCCGATGTTGGTGACCAGCAGTTCCCATTGCTGGGCCAGGTTGTCCACATCCACCGCCGCCATGATCGCCCGGGCCGCATGGCGACCGATGGTGGAGTGCATGGCTTCCAGGCCCACCTTGGTCTTGGCCAGGGAAGACACGGTGTCCAGGGTTTGGGTGGCGTACTTCATGCCGGTTTCGTGCTTGGTGGCCACCATGGCCATGAGCCGGGCCAGGGGCCCCACCTGGGCGGGCTTGCCGTAGAAGGTGGGGGACTTGAGCCAGGAGTATTTGCCTTCGTCCTGGAAGTCCGTGTAATGGGGCGTGGTTTCCCCCTTGTAGGGATGGAGCACCTGATCGTCCCCGTCCTTGTAGGTGTACCAGGCGTGCTTGACCCCTTCCGCCACCCCGTCCTGGAAGTACTTGTCCCCGTACTGGCTGATGGGCTTGAAGGTGGCGATATCCGCGTGCTGGATATAGCCCCCGGGAGTGGCAAATTTGGTGCCCTTACCGTCCAGGGCCAGTTCGGGCACGGACAGGTAATCCACCACGCCCCGGCCATACTTGGTCCATTCGGCGTAATGGGCGCCGATCAGGGCCACGTCGGGCATGTAGACGTTCTTGATGAAGTCGTCCAGCTTGGCGATCCATTCCTTCACCGCCAGGAGCCGTTCCAGGGTGAGCACGGACTGGGAGTCCAGATTCAGGGGATTGGCCACCCCGCCCACCGCCACGTTCTGGATGTGGGGGGACTTGGAACCCAGCACGGCCACGATCTTGGAGGCAAAACGCTGGTATTCCAGGGCTTGGAGATAGTGGGTTACGGCAATCAGGTTTTCTTCCGGAGACAGGGTCATGGCCGGATGGCCCCAGTAGCCGTTGGTAAAAATGCCCAGTTGGCCGC
This sequence is a window from Azospira inquinata. Protein-coding genes within it:
- the hybE gene encoding [NiFe]-hydrogenase assembly chaperone HybE, which translates into the protein MHPVRRPAWTPPPPLPGVAWGEDPGARLVAYYQEVAANMADLPFYNPRLTVAALPFCRVEGDWLGVVWTPWFLNAFLLPGGGTLWQDLSQGERRRVALPVGEMDFLGDQAPALGPFQYCPLVAPVEDLTGQEEAAAVARQALDTLLLPVAAEGEAAEMALPGEGPARGPVEAPNTPLLASLDGPEAPLSPAAGEQAPSRTDKEPARRGFLKTFLGQGH
- a CDS encoding HypC/HybG/HupF family hydrogenase formation chaperone; amino-acid sequence: MCLSIPMQVVEVEGDGEFAWVERGAGDQLRRERLNMMLVGPQPLGTWVLASLGLAKEVLDEESLKLIEDALQALADSLTGDYRPADHFADLA
- a CDS encoding HyaD/HybD family hydrogenase maturation endopeptidase produces the protein MTSAVLGVGNVLLSDEGIGVRVVDTLGRDYTWPQGLELLDGGTTGMELLEPLEGLDCLIIADAVRVGQEPGSVAVLRGDQVPAFFRTKLSPHQIGLSDVLATLALTGQYPGQVVVVGLQPVSLATGMELTPAAQAALPLMVRTVVEELAAHGITPLSGPAPGAVNGACHLEGAV
- a CDS encoding nickel-dependent hydrogenase large subunit yields the protein MTKRVTIDPVTRIEGHLRVDVEVNGGKVSKAWASGQMWRGVENILIGRDPRDAWAITQRICGVCTTVHALCSVRAVENALQLEIPVNAQYIRNMILAAHSIHDHVVHFYHLSALDWVDVVSALQADPGKAAVLAEGLSSWNRNSKAEFTKVKEKLAGFVKGGQLGIFTNGYWGHPAMTLSPEENLIAVTHYLQALEYQRFASKIVAVLGSKSPHIQNVAVGGVANPLNLDSQSVLTLERLLAVKEWIAKLDDFIKNVYMPDVALIGAHYAEWTKYGRGVVDYLSVPELALDGKGTKFATPGGYIQHADIATFKPISQYGDKYFQDGVAEGVKHAWYTYKDGDDQVLHPYKGETTPHYTDFQDEGKYSWLKSPTFYGKPAQVGPLARLMAMVATKHETGMKYATQTLDTVSSLAKTKVGLEAMHSTIGRHAARAIMAAVDVDNLAQQWELLVTNIGKGDVKTFNKPVFPKDEVAGVGFLEAPRGVLSHWIVIDDGKIKNYQAVVPTTWNAAPRNVKGEIGAYEACLLGNPVADPERPLEVLRTVHSFDPCLACAVHVMDKEQGSAVSVKAV